A single window of Camarhynchus parvulus chromosome 9, STF_HiC, whole genome shotgun sequence DNA harbors:
- the APOD gene encoding apolipoprotein D — protein MLGTAVRLSVLLSLFSVGKGQMFHMGPCPDPSVQEEFDINKYLGKWYEIEKLPSTFEKGSCIQANYSLKENGKFKVINKEMLANGRINEAEGELMHMDVKQPAKLGVRFNWFMPAAPYWVISTDYENYSLVYSCTNILWLFHMDYAWILSRAPDMHPETVENLKSVLQSYKIDTDKMIPTDQANCPAEM, from the exons ATGCTGGGCACGGCAGTGCGGCTCTCGGTCCTGCTCAGCCTCTTCAGCGTTGGGAAAGGCCAGATGTTTCATATGGGACCATGCCCAGATCCATCAGTTCAAGAAGAATTCGATATCAACAAG TATTTGGGGAAATGGTACGAGATAGAGAAGCTGCCCTCAACTTTTGAGAAAGGAAGCTGCATCCAGGCAAACTACTCATTGAAGGAGAATGGGAAGTTCAAGGTGATCAACAAGGAGATGCT TGCCAATGGCAGAATCAATGAAGCTGAAGGAGAGCTCATGCACATGGATGTGAAGCAGCCGGCCAAGCTGGGTGTCCGCTTTAACTGGT TCATGCCTGCTGCCCCTTACTGGGTCATCTCCACTGACTATGAAAATTACTCCCTGGTTTACTCCTGCACTAACATCCTCTGGCTCTTCCACATGGACTATGCCTGGATTCTGTCAAGAGCTCCTGACATGCACCCAGAAACCGTGGAGAACCTGAAGAGTGTTCTCCAGTCCTACAAGATCGACACCGATAAAATGATCCCCACCGACCAGGCCAACTGCCCTGCTGAGATGTAA